Proteins encoded together in one Halalkaliarchaeum sp. AArc-CO window:
- a CDS encoding hydrogenase maturation nickel metallochaperone HypA has translation MHEISVASGILDRAITAAEEHGADRIDAITIEIGRATHVNPEQLVFCLETIADGTAGEGATVRTETVDPVAVCDCGWRDEPDDLGLVGGFAPDVRCPECGERTELVRGRECRLASIEVPEAGDRTEQTATQER, from the coding sequence ATGCACGAGATAAGCGTCGCCTCCGGCATCCTCGACCGCGCGATCACGGCGGCGGAGGAACACGGCGCCGACCGGATCGACGCGATCACGATCGAGATCGGCCGGGCGACCCACGTCAATCCCGAGCAGCTCGTGTTCTGCCTCGAGACGATCGCGGATGGAACGGCGGGCGAGGGCGCGACCGTCCGAACCGAGACCGTGGATCCGGTTGCGGTATGCGACTGCGGCTGGCGCGACGAACCCGACGATCTGGGACTGGTCGGCGGGTTCGCGCCGGACGTCCGCTGTCCGGAGTGTGGTGAGCGGACTGAACTCGTCCGGGGACGAGAGTGCCGGCTCGCGAGCATCGAAGTACCGGAGGCTGGTGACAGGACCGAGCAGACAGCTACCCAGGAGCGTTGA
- the hypB gene encoding hydrogenase nickel incorporation protein HypB, with product MHYERTIRPIRLYRTNRATLPPVRWLEELADRLGAARAHRFGHGDHDHGESATDAEADVLAAIRERAGEIHETLAHDHGVFAVEFVGSTGGGKTKLIEELLERAPTDEQIGAIVGDVAGEDDATRLREYGIPVENVNTGKECHLDPGGIETALSAFDLEELDTLYVENVGNMVCPADFPLGATVRVLVVSTTEGDDVVAKHPLLVQKCDAAVVNKVDLAEAVGTDLDRVRADLARVAPDVPVFETDASSGAGVDELGDFLESKRGEHGHHGHDHEHDRVHHPGE from the coding sequence ATGCACTACGAGAGGACGATCCGACCGATCCGACTGTACCGAACGAACCGAGCCACTCTCCCGCCGGTTCGGTGGCTCGAGGAACTCGCAGATCGCCTGGGGGCGGCCCGGGCCCACCGGTTCGGCCACGGGGACCACGATCACGGCGAGAGCGCAACCGACGCCGAGGCCGACGTGCTGGCGGCGATCCGGGAGCGCGCCGGCGAGATCCACGAGACGCTCGCCCACGACCACGGCGTGTTCGCCGTGGAGTTCGTGGGCTCCACCGGCGGCGGAAAGACGAAACTCATCGAGGAACTGCTCGAACGCGCCCCGACGGACGAACAGATCGGCGCGATCGTGGGCGACGTCGCCGGCGAGGACGACGCGACCCGGCTCCGCGAGTACGGGATCCCCGTCGAGAACGTCAACACCGGCAAGGAGTGTCACCTCGATCCGGGCGGGATCGAGACGGCGCTCTCCGCGTTCGATCTCGAGGAACTGGACACGCTGTACGTCGAGAACGTCGGTAACATGGTGTGTCCGGCGGACTTCCCGCTGGGCGCGACCGTCCGGGTGCTCGTGGTCAGCACCACCGAGGGCGACGACGTGGTCGCCAAACATCCCCTCCTGGTGCAGAAGTGCGACGCGGCGGTCGTAAACAAGGTCGACCTCGCCGAGGCGGTGGGAACCGACCTGGATCGGGTTCGGGCCGACCTCGCGCGGGTTGCCCCCGACGTTCCGGTGTTCGAAACCGACGCGAGCTCCGGGGCGGGCGTCGACGAACTCGGAGATTTCCTGGAGTCGAAACGCGGAGAGCACGGTCACCACGGGCACGATCACGAACACGACCGAGTTCACCATCCCGGCGAGTAG
- the hypF gene encoding carbamoyltransferase HypF, giving the protein MTGSRVRVDLTVQGVVQGVGFRPFVYRRATDHDLSGTVRNTGDAGVEIELEGDAGSVEAFLADLRERPPPLSRVESVEVDRRDESGDSTIGGSEEFRILQSTDDDGGSGTIPPDTGICDRCLEDVRDPESRYHRYWATSCVDCGPRYTVIRELPYDRPRTSMDAFPMCDACRTEYENPADRRYHAQTIACPDCGPTLSLLEPVDGGASPGAQRRERATGPEAIDETARRLARGEIVAIRGIGGTHLACDATDPTVVQRLRERTNRPGKPFAVMTPSVDRIRSFARVSETEREQLEDVRRPIVVLERDDEDLLGAVAPGLHTVGVMLPYAGLHHLLFEEAVTEGKHVASRIEGPLVMTSGNMPGDPMCTSVDEIFGSLSGVIDAALVHDREIVARCDDSVVRVVDGDRRFLRRSRGWIPQPLPRQSEGSPTLALGAEFDSTVALARDDEVFPSQHLGDVDDPATERFLRETVDHLAELLGVDPSVVACDAHPNFLTSKLAAEYATEEPIRVQHHHAHAASLLGEHDRDRAIVIAADGTGYGPNGTIWGGEVLDATRGSFERIGGLGTFRLPGGEAAIERPARILASLLSDPDRIDELLIERAALSPADASTVRQSLEAGVNAPETTSAGRFLDAIAALVGVGTERRYQGEPAIRLEAAASGHDPVDIEIPYRRRDGDRVVDVNRLTETLETLLEREPAAVVAATAQDALARGLAEIAVDVAVDRDVDAIGFTGGVAYNEAISRRIRETTESVGLAFLGHEQVPPGDAGIAYGQAVVATE; this is encoded by the coding sequence ATGACAGGCTCACGAGTCCGTGTCGACCTCACCGTGCAAGGCGTCGTCCAGGGAGTCGGGTTCCGCCCGTTCGTCTACCGGCGGGCAACCGACCACGACCTGTCCGGCACGGTTCGAAACACTGGTGACGCCGGGGTCGAAATCGAACTTGAAGGGGACGCCGGGAGCGTGGAGGCGTTCCTTGCGGATCTCCGAGAGCGACCGCCGCCGCTCTCCCGGGTCGAGTCGGTCGAGGTCGATCGAAGAGACGAAAGCGGGGACTCCACGATCGGAGGAAGCGAGGAGTTCCGAATCCTCCAGTCGACCGACGACGACGGTGGTTCGGGAACGATCCCGCCCGACACCGGAATCTGTGATCGGTGTCTCGAGGACGTCCGGGATCCGGAGTCGCGATACCACCGCTACTGGGCGACCTCCTGTGTGGATTGTGGCCCCCGATACACGGTCATCCGAGAGTTGCCGTACGACCGACCGCGCACCTCGATGGACGCGTTTCCGATGTGTGACGCCTGCCGAACGGAGTACGAGAACCCTGCCGATCGACGCTATCACGCCCAGACGATCGCCTGTCCCGACTGCGGGCCAACGCTGTCGCTTCTGGAACCGGTCGACGGGGGGGCCAGTCCGGGCGCACAGCGCCGGGAACGCGCGACCGGTCCGGAGGCGATCGACGAGACGGCGCGACGGCTCGCCCGCGGAGAGATCGTCGCGATCAGGGGTATCGGCGGCACGCATCTGGCGTGTGACGCAACCGATCCCACGGTCGTACAGCGGTTGCGCGAGCGAACGAACCGCCCGGGGAAGCCGTTCGCGGTGATGACACCGTCGGTCGACCGGATCCGGTCGTTCGCCCGAGTCTCGGAGACAGAACGGGAGCAACTCGAGGACGTCCGTCGACCGATCGTCGTCCTCGAACGGGACGACGAGGACTTGCTCGGCGCCGTCGCACCCGGACTCCACACTGTCGGGGTGATGCTCCCGTACGCGGGACTTCACCACCTCCTGTTCGAAGAAGCCGTAACCGAAGGGAAACACGTGGCCTCCAGGATCGAGGGTCCGCTCGTAATGACGAGTGGAAACATGCCCGGAGATCCAATGTGTACGTCAGTCGACGAGATCTTCGGGAGCCTGTCCGGCGTGATCGATGCCGCGCTGGTTCACGATCGAGAGATCGTCGCCCGGTGTGACGACAGTGTCGTGCGCGTCGTCGACGGCGACCGACGGTTTCTCCGGCGATCCAGGGGGTGGATCCCTCAACCGTTGCCTCGCCAGTCCGAGGGATCACCGACGCTGGCGCTCGGAGCGGAGTTCGACAGCACCGTTGCGCTGGCTCGCGACGACGAGGTGTTTCCCTCTCAACATCTCGGCGACGTCGACGATCCGGCAACCGAGAGGTTCCTCCGGGAAACGGTCGATCACCTCGCCGAACTGCTGGGGGTCGATCCGAGCGTCGTCGCCTGCGACGCTCATCCGAACTTCCTCACGAGCAAACTGGCCGCGGAGTACGCCACCGAGGAACCGATCCGAGTGCAACATCATCACGCCCACGCGGCCTCGCTTCTGGGCGAGCACGACCGCGACCGGGCGATCGTAATCGCCGCCGACGGCACCGGCTACGGCCCCAACGGGACGATCTGGGGGGGCGAGGTGCTCGACGCGACGAGAGGCTCCTTCGAGCGGATCGGAGGGCTCGGAACGTTCCGCCTGCCGGGCGGAGAGGCGGCGATCGAACGGCCGGCGCGGATTCTCGCGAGCCTGCTTTCGGATCCAGATCGGATCGACGAATTGCTGATCGAGCGGGCAGCGCTTTCACCCGCCGATGCATCGACCGTGCGACAGAGCCTGGAGGCGGGAGTGAACGCGCCGGAAACGACGAGCGCCGGCCGGTTCCTCGACGCGATCGCCGCGCTCGTCGGGGTCGGGACCGAGCGACGGTACCAGGGCGAACCTGCGATCAGGCTCGAGGCAGCCGCTTCCGGACACGATCCGGTCGACATCGAGATCCCGTACCGACGGCGCGACGGCGATCGAGTGGTCGACGTGAATCGCCTGACAGAGACTCTCGAAACACTACTCGAGAGGGAACCGGCAGCCGTCGTCGCCGCGACAGCCCAGGACGCGCTGGCGCGGGGGCTCGCCGAGATCGCAGTCGACGTGGCCGTCGATCGGGACGTCGACGCGATCGGATTCACCGGCGGCGTGGCGTACAACGAGGCCATTTCCCGACGGATCCGGGAAACCACCGAATCTGTGGGGTTGGCGTTCCTCGGCCACGAGCAGGTTCCGCCTGGCGACGCCGGGATCGCGTACGGACAGGCGGTCGTCGCGACGGAATGA
- a CDS encoding ABC transporter substrate-binding protein, protein MSDNGRRLISEAASRRRVLKNVGAAASVGGLAAVAGCTGDGDDEPADVGGEGEVEGVDEVEIEFWHGLGGDLGQMVSDLADDFSEQSDTITVTAIEQGTYRETMNQTINAVRAGNPPGLAQIFEVGTKQAYDSGAFVPIEEVIPEEQLELENFLDPVLNYYRIDGQLNSMPFNSSNALMMYNKTAFEEAGLDPESPPETFQEVIDYSEELMDAGYNYGITWPNHSWFVEQWFALQDQELVNNENGRAGDPTETYINSDAGMNVFEWWQELDEMGAYLSTGIEAWGEAQQGFFTQEAPMVLYSTSSINPMLQGAQDNDFEAAAARIPAPEGQRAGVTIGGGSVWIPDGQDQAEQQAAAEFLLWLTQPEQQERWHRGTGYFPVREESIENLEAEGFYDENPDFRVALDQLQEGQDTPATRGGLIGPFLDTRTTIAESAVAVMDGDPVGEVLDDAAEDIEEALEDYIERQS, encoded by the coding sequence ATGTCAGATAATGGTAGGCGGTTGATCAGCGAAGCGGCGTCGCGACGTCGCGTGCTCAAGAACGTCGGAGCAGCCGCGTCCGTCGGTGGATTGGCGGCCGTGGCCGGATGTACGGGTGACGGCGACGACGAGCCCGCCGATGTCGGCGGCGAAGGTGAAGTCGAGGGCGTCGACGAGGTCGAAATCGAGTTCTGGCACGGGCTCGGCGGCGACCTCGGACAGATGGTTTCGGACCTCGCGGACGACTTCAGCGAGCAGTCCGACACCATCACAGTGACTGCGATCGAGCAGGGGACGTATCGGGAAACGATGAACCAGACGATCAACGCCGTTCGCGCGGGTAACCCGCCGGGCCTGGCACAGATCTTCGAGGTCGGAACCAAGCAGGCGTACGACAGCGGAGCGTTCGTCCCCATCGAGGAGGTCATCCCGGAGGAGCAGCTCGAACTCGAGAACTTCCTGGATCCGGTGCTCAACTACTATCGGATCGACGGGCAGCTCAACTCGATGCCGTTCAACTCCTCGAACGCGCTGATGATGTACAACAAGACTGCCTTCGAGGAGGCCGGGCTCGACCCCGAATCGCCGCCGGAGACCTTCCAGGAGGTCATCGACTACTCCGAGGAGCTGATGGACGCCGGCTACAACTACGGCATTACCTGGCCGAACCACTCGTGGTTCGTCGAGCAGTGGTTCGCGCTCCAGGACCAGGAGCTAGTCAACAACGAAAACGGCCGCGCCGGAGACCCGACGGAAACGTACATCAACAGCGACGCCGGGATGAACGTCTTCGAGTGGTGGCAGGAGCTCGACGAGATGGGCGCGTACCTCTCGACCGGGATCGAAGCGTGGGGCGAGGCCCAGCAGGGCTTTTTCACCCAGGAGGCACCGATGGTGCTGTATTCAACGTCCAGCATCAACCCGATGCTGCAGGGCGCCCAGGACAACGACTTCGAGGCGGCCGCCGCGCGGATCCCCGCACCGGAAGGACAGCGTGCCGGCGTCACGATTGGGGGCGGCTCGGTGTGGATCCCCGACGGACAGGACCAGGCCGAACAGCAGGCTGCCGCGGAGTTCCTCCTGTGGCTCACCCAGCCCGAACAACAGGAGCGATGGCACCGCGGCACCGGCTACTTCCCCGTGCGCGAGGAGTCGATCGAGAACCTCGAGGCGGAAGGGTTCTACGACGAGAACCCGGACTTCCGCGTCGCGCTCGACCAGCTCCAGGAAGGCCAGGACACGCCGGCGACTCGGGGCGGGCTCATCGGGCCGTTCCTCGACACCCGGACGACGATCGCCGAATCCGCAGTCGCAGTCATGGACGGAGATCCGGTCGGCGAAGTGCTCGACGACGCCGCCGAGGACATCGAAGAGGCGCTCGAAGACTACATCGAGCGACAGTCGTAA
- a CDS encoding sugar ABC transporter permease, with the protein MAESQRAVFKNRKLAALLLLPTIAVCLAFLYYPAIDTFRLSLFQTTLVDETFAGLYNYERMFTSERYRNSIFVTFAFGGVVVFGTMLVALFIAFMMYEVNHFTSVYLITAIWPYALPPAVAGLVLLFLFQPDLGIFTYYIRAIGSVFGMDIAFNWRQDGPLAFAVVSVAAIWKQLGYNIIFMIAALNNIPDTIDEAAELDGIGRLNRLFRIYVPLMSPTLVFLIVMNTIYAFFATFPLIDLMTSGGPGGATNILIYNLYIDAFENFNLGYASAQSLVLFLIVGLLMYGQLRVSDRYAHYG; encoded by the coding sequence ATGGCTGAATCGCAGAGAGCGGTGTTCAAAAACCGGAAGCTCGCGGCGCTGCTTTTGCTTCCGACGATCGCAGTCTGTCTGGCGTTCCTGTACTATCCGGCTATCGACACGTTCCGGTTGAGCCTGTTCCAGACGACGCTGGTCGACGAGACGTTCGCCGGTCTCTACAACTACGAGCGGATGTTCACTTCCGAGCGGTATCGAAACAGCATTTTCGTGACGTTCGCGTTCGGGGGTGTCGTCGTGTTCGGTACGATGCTGGTTGCGCTATTTATCGCATTTATGATGTACGAGGTGAACCACTTCACCTCGGTGTATCTCATCACCGCGATCTGGCCGTACGCGCTGCCGCCGGCCGTGGCGGGGCTAGTGTTGTTGTTCCTGTTCCAGCCCGATCTCGGAATCTTCACCTACTACATCAGGGCGATCGGGTCGGTCTTCGGCATGGACATCGCGTTCAACTGGCGACAGGACGGCCCGCTTGCGTTCGCGGTCGTTTCGGTCGCGGCGATCTGGAAACAGCTCGGCTACAACATCATCTTCATGATCGCGGCACTGAACAACATCCCGGACACGATCGACGAAGCGGCCGAACTCGACGGGATCGGTCGCCTCAACCGACTGTTCCGCATCTACGTGCCGCTGATGTCGCCGACGCTCGTGTTCCTGATCGTGATGAACACGATCTACGCGTTCTTCGCGACGTTCCCGCTGATCGACCTGATGACCAGCGGCGGTCCGGGCGGTGCGACGAACATCCTGATCTACAACCTCTACATCGACGCCTTCGAGAACTTCAACCTCGGGTACGCCTCCGCACAGTCGCTCGTGTTGTTCCTGATCGTCGGGTTGTTGATGTACGGACAGCTCAGAGTCTCGGACCGGTACGCACACTACGGGTGA
- a CDS encoding ABC transporter permease subunit encodes MHVGLIVSISLMALPLILAAIMSTQSVAEIYDVTNLAPGSDAYENYYRVMTDFNMWTYLINSTIMALAIVVGKVGLSLLAALALVYYDFPYKNATFMFVLFTLMLPVPVRIVPLFELMVNLDWTNTMLAITMPYLASATAVFLFRQHFMSIPASIVEAAKLDDVGGLRFLIFVLIPMSKGMIAGISVITYIYAWNQYLWPLAVISSQDQQVVQVGLKSLEGTAAAGQIEWGLIMAGAMIALVPPLVVLIVLHKPLLETFGLQQK; translated from the coding sequence ATGCACGTTGGACTGATCGTCTCCATTTCGCTCATGGCGCTCCCGCTGATACTCGCGGCGATCATGAGCACTCAGTCAGTCGCCGAGATCTACGACGTGACGAACCTCGCCCCCGGAAGCGACGCCTACGAGAACTACTACCGGGTGATGACCGACTTCAACATGTGGACCTACCTCATCAACTCGACGATCATGGCGCTTGCCATCGTCGTCGGGAAGGTGGGCCTGTCGCTTCTGGCGGCGCTCGCGCTGGTCTACTACGACTTCCCGTACAAGAACGCGACGTTCATGTTCGTGCTGTTCACGCTGATGCTCCCGGTACCGGTCCGGATCGTCCCGCTGTTCGAGCTGATGGTGAACCTCGACTGGACGAACACGATGCTCGCGATCACGATGCCGTATCTGGCGAGCGCGACCGCAGTCTTCCTGTTCCGGCAGCACTTTATGTCGATTCCGGCGTCGATCGTCGAGGCGGCAAAGCTCGACGACGTTGGCGGGCTCAGGTTCCTGATCTTCGTGTTGATCCCGATGTCGAAAGGGATGATCGCGGGCATTTCGGTGATCACCTACATCTACGCGTGGAACCAGTACCTCTGGCCGCTGGCGGTCATCAGCAGCCAAGATCAGCAGGTCGTACAGGTCGGGCTCAAGAGCCTCGAAGGAACCGCAGCGGCGGGACAGATCGAGTGGGGGCTCATCATGGCGGGCGCAATGATCGCGCTCGTGCCCCCGCTCGTGGTGCTGATCGTGCTGCACAAGCCGCTGCTCGAAACGTTCGGTCTCCAGCAGAAATAG